Within candidate division TA06 bacterium, the genomic segment GCTCTGATGTGTTGATATGTTAACAATTGTGCACATATCGACGGGTCAGCTAGTGGGTTGGGGGGCTGTCCCCAAGCCCCGCCCAGGGTTCTGAAACCCCTTGACAGATTGCCGTACTCACAGATATACTCTTTTCTGGGGCCTTGAAGTCTAAAGACCGACCTGAAGGCTCTATCATTGAAGCAGGGGTAAAGGGGTCCCAAATGAGAATGACTGCTCGGATGAAGAGTCACCGGCGGAGTTTCAGTCAAAAGAGTAACACGCTGCTGGCTGCCTCCGTAGTCCTGCTTTTTGGCATTGAGGCCGCGGCATCGGTTCTCAATGTCCCCTTGGATTATCCCACAATCCAGGAAGCCCTTGATGCCGCGGCTCGCGGAGATACAGTAAAGGTTGCCCCGGGAATCTACAATGAAGATGTGACCATTTCAAAGCCCTTAGTACTCTGGGGTGCTGGGAGTTCTGTGACCACAGTTGCTGGAGGTGAAGCCCAGAGGGCAGTGAAGCTAGAGACAGACAGCGCTTTGGTTAGAGGATTTCGCGTTCAGAGCAGTAAGGGCGTAGGTGTCTATGTCTTTGGAGACAACAATGTCATCGAGGAAATGGAGATCTTGAATAGCTCACTCGGGATCGAAGTAGAAACCCCATATCAAAACACTGTTATCCAAAACAACATCATTTCAAACAATACTCACGGGGTTTTTCTGCGCCATGAGTCCGGCGGCTCCTTCATCATAGATAACGTAATTACTTTGAATGACGGAGGTATTGCGTTGATGCGATCCTCTTTCAACACGATACTAAACAACACAATTTCGAATAGTAGTTATGACGGAGTCATACTTCGCAGATCAAAACATAACACCATTAAGGGCAACCTGTTGGAAGGGAATGTGAGACATGGTTTCCACATCAGCCATTTTTCTGACAGCAACTTCGTTCTGAAGAACCGGGTCGTAGGAGTAGATAAGAATTCCGGGTACGGTTTCCATTTCGATCATGGAATTTCGAACGTCATTTGTGGAAATTTCGTATCTAACTACGAGATTGGCGTATGGATCTATAGACATAACAGCGACGAAATTATCAGTGAGAACACAATTGTCAACAATCAATTTGGCCTTGTTTTGGATGTTGTTGAAACGAATATGGTGTATCACAATAATTTCGTTGAGAATGAGGTCCAGGTATTTGACCATTTCCCTTCCTTGAACGACTGGTATCATCCCGTACTGCTAGAGGGAAACTTCTGGTCGGATTATCAGGGATCAGATGATGGGAGCGGCAGCGGCAAACACTCTATTGCAGGGGACGGGATAGGGGATACCGACATCCCCCATCCCGGTGCAGATTTCGATTTCTATCCTTTTATGGACAGAAACGGGTGGAGACCACCAAAGAGTGTGAAAGAGGAGGCGTTGGATGAATTGGCTGAGCTTATTGAATCCGTAGCTCACCCTAAGATTCGCAAGCATATTGAACATGCCTTTCGGGAGTTAGAGAAGACTCTTCCCTATTTCTCAGACAACTGGCACATTACCAAGCCCTCACGTGTATTTGTCCATGAGAAAAAGGTCACAAAGGAAGTGAGAAAGGCGTCCCGGTCCGCAAAGAAATACGACATCCCTGATTTTGAAGGGGTGATCAGCAAGCTCCGTGAGATTGCTTTGTTTATGGTGGAGGCGGACTCCCTCCTAGCCGGGAAAGCAATCAGGGAAGCGGAAGCCTGTCCAGGGGCCAAGGAAAAGGAGATCAAGAAGGCAAAGAAGGAGATGACCAAGGCCTATGCAGAGCTGAACAAAGTAGACAAGAGTATGCGAAAGCTCGGCATCGAGTGGTACAAATATGACAAAGCAATCAATCACTTCAAACACGCCTACAAACATGCCCACAAGGCTGTGAAGAAAAAGCGTGCGCTTCTTGCTGCCACTCCTTCATCTCCGCCTTTTGTGTTGCAGTCCGCTGTAAGCCCAAACCCTTTCCACGAAAACACCGCTATTCGCTACCAATTATCGGGTGCTGGAAAGACGATTCCTGTCTGTCTAAACATATATGACCTCACGGGCAGAGTTATAAGGACTCTTGTGGATGAGCGCCAGGATCCGGGAGAGTACACAGTTCAGTGGAGGGGCAAGGATAGGGATGGACGCCAGGTTGCAGGCGGGGTCTACTTCTATAGACTTACAGCCGGAGACTTGGTATCCACGAAAAAGATGGTTCTTATGCGCTGACAAGCAAGAGAGGTCGGATTGTAGCAACATTTGACTTGACAAACTTAGCGGGCATTACGTGAGATGATAGATACGCCTGGAAAGAAAGGGCGCGATGCCTAAAGGACAGAAAGCTGTGCTTGTAATAGGTGTACTGGGTCTCTGCCTGACACATGCTGCCCTGCTTGCCCATGCTGAAGATATCGAGAAGAAACAGGAAAAAATCAACGTTAGACTTGTATGGAAGAGCGTACACGCTGATAGATTCATCCCGGACCGAAAAACCTTTCCTCCCCCAGAAATCCAAGCAGAGATAGAATCAGAAAGCACATCAGAGGTTGCCAAACGATTTCTGATCAACACCTTGAGGGAACAAGTGGCGAAACATGATCGGCTTGTCTTTTTTGAAGATGGAAAGGTGATGGATGTGAAGGAACAAGGACATCACTATCTCCTCTTTTCGCCAGGAGGTAAATATGTCGGTTTTGGGGGCGGAACGAAGGGAATGACGGAAGAGGAACTTGGCCGAGTAGGTTATGTCGGTGAGTGGGGCCCAATAACACAGTTCATCTTGATGACAGTGCAAGGTGAATTTCTCTGGAAAAAGGTTCGCGTCTTTGCACCGATTAGGATTTTGGAAAATGGCGAGGTTGCAGTTTCTCACAGAACAGTTGGCGGTGACAGAGGGCTTATACTGTACAGTCTTACTGGTGATACTCTCTTCGATCTCCCCAAACAAGAAGCAACGAAACCCAGTCGTTACGCTGATAACAGTGAAAAACCGATCTATGCACACTTGGACAAAGGATATCTGTGGGTCTTTGCCGTCGGAGGGAAGGTTCTTTTGAAGGGGAAGTTAGAAGGCATAGGAGCCTGGTCTGTTGACCTTTCTGACGATGGTAGATACATCTTTCTCGATGGAAGAAAGGCAGGGGCTCCAAGATTTCCACACACTGAGTGGCTCCTTGACCAGCGTGGTCGGATAATTAGAGAGTTTTCGTTTCGTGCTCCTTCTGTATTGGATTTCTCACCAGATGGAGACTTTCTTGCGATTCTAGACGATGGAAAGCTAAGGCTCATAGAGTGCTCAGCAGGTCAGATACGCAGGGAGATTTCAGCGGAAGAGAAGGGTGATTATTTGGTGAATACTGAGATTTCTGCAAAAGGAAATCTTGTTCTTCTTAGGAATATCCTCATAGAGGACAGAAACTTCGGCGTAATCAGCTGGCGATTAAGGATATTCGACAATGCGGGAAACGTTGTGTGGCAGGAGACATTCCCTTCCAAGGATAGGTGGGGACACGGAGGCACCTTCATGGCAGATGATGGATCCTATTTCTTTGCCAATTCGGATAATTCGCTGTATTGCTATGCAGTTGTTCGACAAAGAATGCAGCACTGAAAGGGATCAAATGTCAAAATGTTCTTAGATGTTCTTGCTCGGTGCCGTCCGAATACTAGAAGGATCCATGACTTGACAGTTTGACCCGACTACGTCGTTCCTGACTCCGCCGGGCTTCGCATTTTTCAGGCTTCAGCCCAACGCTGAATTCATTTTGTAGTGAAGTCCACCACGGACGCCAGCTCTTCTATGCCATCTACTTGTAGCTTGCCAACAAGATCTGCGATCATAGATCTACGCTCTCAGATTAGTTGTGCCAGATTTGTGCCAACTTGGACGCAGAAAAGACGAAGATCGTAAATCGAAACACACGGACCCCTTACCCAGCTCCTTTTTCCACATCTGCTCATCTGTTCATGTGCTCAAATGCTCATGTGTTCACATGTTCATGTTCTCATATGCTCAATTGAGCATATGAACATGTGAGCGAATTGGATTGGGGGCTGTCTCTGCGCCTTCTCACTCAAATGCGAGGACTACTCTTGGTTTCTTCTTCCGTGATCGACGGCCTTATCATTATCCTTAGTCTGTCCTTGATGTTCTACCCAACCCCACAAGCTCCAGACCCATCCATAACTCGAATCATATCCCGCTTCTTTCGCTTTCTGTCGACATTTAGTTACACGGTCATACCAGTGTGGATTGGACCACGCCTCGGCGCGAACAGCCCAAAGAAGATCTTTGAGTATTTCTGGCGTAAGGACCTTCTTCTGCCTTATGTACTCTTCATAGATGTCTCTAATAGCTCTGATTGAGACTAATTTCTTATCCCAGTCCGGGGAAGATATAACTATCTCAAGATCAAGCAGCACCCTAGATGCCAGCACAGGCAATTTTCCAAAGGCCCACTGCAGGTGTATTTGCCAAGGATAATACCTCTTATTTAGGATGAATCCGAGATGTAACAGATCCTCCAAAACGCGGGCGAGCATAGTGTGAGATTCAAGCATTCTGTGTCTTCTTACTACTTGCTGGTATTCCACGAGATCGTCATCAAGCTTCTTCAATCCCAATATCAACAGCTTTTTCCAAAGCCAGTCAGGGAATCGCTCAGGTGCAGTCGCATGCCTAAGTCTATCAAAGATATTATGCGGGTCGCGAAGAACTAGGTTTTCTTGGAGCTCGTAGAGGTCCTCAATGCTTACCTTTTCCCAAGGTAAATCTGCTTTATTCTCCAAGAACTCTTTATAATGTCCATTCAGAAGCCACCAGGATGGGTGCACACAAATCTCGGGGTGGCCAACTGTCTTAGCAAAACTATGGGGACAATGCTCCAGCATCAGCTGTAGCTGCCCACCATGGGTCTGCCATAGTGGATCATCCAAATAGATAACAGCATCTAGGTCTGAAAATTCGTCAGCAATACCTAATCCATAAGAGCCTGGAATCAGAATACTCATCTCAGATGCTAACTTTGGATACTTCTCAGCAATTAGTGGGGTTATCGTTTGTTCAAAGTAGTCCTTAATGTCTTTCTGCATGGCATCCCCCTCCTGAAGATGCGATGTTGATAAAGTCTTCTGGAAATCCTAGGGCTGGTGCCCTCCGACTTCGCGAAGGATTTCCAACATGACTTTGTGACATTTGCTTCCTCAAAGACGACAGAATCGTTACTTCTCATGAGGGATTCTATCCCACGACCTACCGAAAGTAAACGGTGCAGCAATACGTGGGTTGGGGTCGGGTCTTGAAAACTGAATCTCCGCGTCCCATTAATCGAGTTCGGTTCCGTATCAGGTCAGGCGTGGTGGCTTAATCGATTGGGGTTTCAAGATTCAAGGTCTGATTCCAATTCTGCATTTGTCATGTGCTTGGCTTCCTCGCACGGATGTGCAGGTAATAGGCTGCAACCTGGGCATCCTGTACGTAGGGGCAGGCACGGACAGTTTCATCAGTGGGTCGTGGCTCTTCAATCTGTTCCAGCAAAAACCCCGTTCCAATCAATAGATTGAGCCACTGGCTGAGCGTGCGCGTGAACCGTGGAGTCTTGAAGTTGGATAACCCAGCCTTGGCTTCTGGCGGCGCGGCGGCGAAGAGCCACTCTGAGATCTCCCCATTCAGGTTGCGGAAGTAATCACCAACCTCAATCGCGTACGTAAGGCCTTGTTCATCACGCAGATTCCGACGATGCGGTGTGTCATAGCACGGATGGCAGATAGAAAACTGCAGGAAACCGCTCGGCTTCAGGACACGATGGGCCTCCGCCAAGACGCGATCCGTTTCGGGGATGTCCATGAAACTCATGAAACCCGTTGCGAAGTCAAAGCCCAAATCGGCAAACGGCAGTTCCACGGCACTGGCGACACGGTACTCTATGCCCAAAGGCTCTTGTTCCTCGCATTGTTTGGCGTGTCCAACAAAAACCTTTGAAATATCTATCGCGGTGACACTCGCTCCACGTTTCGCGAGCAATCTGGTGTTATGACCTTCTCCACAACCGATGTCTAACCCCACGAGGCCGTTCACATCCGGCAATATTTCGAAGAAGGCCGGTGTGTTGAGGTAGTCGCGGTAAAGGTCGTACCCGGCTCTCGCGAGTTTTGTCCATGCGTCAGCATTCCTGTCCCAGTACCGTCCGACTTCCTGATGGTCCATTTCAAACCCCCATCTCTCTTTCTGGCAAGCATTGATTATTTGTCTAGGGACGCTGTTTGACATTTTCTTCCTCAAAGACGACATTCTCGTCACTTCCCAAAGAGAATTGTATCCCACGGCCCACCAAAAGTCAACGGGAGCGTGGGGGCGGTGCTTGGGTGTGCCGCGAAGCTCCTTAGCTCTTGCCCGCCCATGTCTGGGTTGACTCCGTCGGGCTTCGCCGGTGTGAGTTCGGCCCCCATACTGGAAACCACGAAGATCGAAACACACGAAACCACGAAACCCCCTTACCCATCTCCTTTTTCCATA encodes:
- a CDS encoding T9SS type A sorting domain-containing protein → MRMTARMKSHRRSFSQKSNTLLAASVVLLFGIEAAASVLNVPLDYPTIQEALDAAARGDTVKVAPGIYNEDVTISKPLVLWGAGSSVTTVAGGEAQRAVKLETDSALVRGFRVQSSKGVGVYVFGDNNVIEEMEILNSSLGIEVETPYQNTVIQNNIISNNTHGVFLRHESGGSFIIDNVITLNDGGIALMRSSFNTILNNTISNSSYDGVILRRSKHNTIKGNLLEGNVRHGFHISHFSDSNFVLKNRVVGVDKNSGYGFHFDHGISNVICGNFVSNYEIGVWIYRHNSDEIISENTIVNNQFGLVLDVVETNMVYHNNFVENEVQVFDHFPSLNDWYHPVLLEGNFWSDYQGSDDGSGSGKHSIAGDGIGDTDIPHPGADFDFYPFMDRNGWRPPKSVKEEALDELAELIESVAHPKIRKHIEHAFRELEKTLPYFSDNWHITKPSRVFVHEKKVTKEVRKASRSAKKYDIPDFEGVISKLREIALFMVEADSLLAGKAIREAEACPGAKEKEIKKAKKEMTKAYAELNKVDKSMRKLGIEWYKYDKAINHFKHAYKHAHKAVKKKRALLAATPSSPPFVLQSAVSPNPFHENTAIRYQLSGAGKTIPVCLNIYDLTGRVIRTLVDERQDPGEYTVQWRGKDRDGRQVAGGVYFYRLTAGDLVSTKKMVLMR
- a CDS encoding class I SAM-dependent methyltransferase, producing MDHQEVGRYWDRNADAWTKLARAGYDLYRDYLNTPAFFEILPDVNGLVGLDIGCGEGHNTRLLAKRGASVTAIDISKVFVGHAKQCEEQEPLGIEYRVASAVELPFADLGFDFATGFMSFMDIPETDRVLAEAHRVLKPSGFLQFSICHPCYDTPHRRNLRDEQGLTYAIEVGDYFRNLNGEISEWLFAAAPPEAKAGLSNFKTPRFTRTLSQWLNLLIGTGFLLEQIEEPRPTDETVRACPYVQDAQVAAYYLHIRARKPST
- a CDS encoding WD40 repeat domain-containing protein, which translates into the protein MPKGQKAVLVIGVLGLCLTHAALLAHAEDIEKKQEKINVRLVWKSVHADRFIPDRKTFPPPEIQAEIESESTSEVAKRFLINTLREQVAKHDRLVFFEDGKVMDVKEQGHHYLLFSPGGKYVGFGGGTKGMTEEELGRVGYVGEWGPITQFILMTVQGEFLWKKVRVFAPIRILENGEVAVSHRTVGGDRGLILYSLTGDTLFDLPKQEATKPSRYADNSEKPIYAHLDKGYLWVFAVGGKVLLKGKLEGIGAWSVDLSDDGRYIFLDGRKAGAPRFPHTEWLLDQRGRIIREFSFRAPSVLDFSPDGDFLAILDDGKLRLIECSAGQIRREISAEEKGDYLVNTEISAKGNLVLLRNILIEDRNFGVISWRLRIFDNAGNVVWQETFPSKDRWGHGGTFMADDGSYFFANSDNSLYCYAVVRQRMQH
- a CDS encoding DUF4037 domain-containing protein yields the protein MQKDIKDYFEQTITPLIAEKYPKLASEMSILIPGSYGLGIADEFSDLDAVIYLDDPLWQTHGGQLQLMLEHCPHSFAKTVGHPEICVHPSWWLLNGHYKEFLENKADLPWEKVSIEDLYELQENLVLRDPHNIFDRLRHATAPERFPDWLWKKLLILGLKKLDDDLVEYQQVVRRHRMLESHTMLARVLEDLLHLGFILNKRYYPWQIHLQWAFGKLPVLASRVLLDLEIVISSPDWDKKLVSIRAIRDIYEEYIRQKKVLTPEILKDLLWAVRAEAWSNPHWYDRVTKCRQKAKEAGYDSSYGWVWSLWGWVEHQGQTKDNDKAVDHGRRNQE